The following are encoded in a window of Acyrthosiphon pisum isolate AL4f unplaced genomic scaffold, pea_aphid_22Mar2018_4r6ur Scaffold_20992;HRSCAF=22726, whole genome shotgun sequence genomic DNA:
- the LOC100575590 gene encoding zinc finger BED domain-containing protein 4-like, with protein MFESKAPLAYNSSKALHITDLIAKMIAKDQLPFHHVEKQGFKNLVKFLEHRYTIPDRTTFSRNIIPKLYLKVSQKICEIIKNMEFASFTTDLWSSNNNTDYLSLTCHFIDNSDNNFIRENILLEVIPFKPMYHLGEDIYTFTIETLEKWGIKEKQIHVFLRDNAPNMVKAFSNRDFFSFGCFSHSLQLVITDVLWKQKNHEELLKKVRQIVGHFKHSISANKLLNNYQKQEKLPERKFIQDVTTRWNSTYLMITRFLEQKKSVIGLAPYIHLKVSLTSEEWVLLDEISKVLEIFYLVTLTLSKETSSLSEVIPVLRSVSTYLEKEVNKSNKNPRFKDRVFSGEYEKFQAQNNLKLELDVIYRNVTDTSTVSPEIESEVVTINQHPLEKSIFSHILPDHREPMQCNSNEAEIEKYLTEDLIDEKENIYEYWSKSKLIGLKKLAAKYHSSPSTSVDSERAFSTAGYLDFLCNNLPPMLENVPLNIRENLFFQQDGAPAHNAIVVRQYLNDQFGNNWMGTNGPIAWPARSPDLTPLDFFLWGHLKTVVYADPPINLQHLKQKITEACSKLTKEQITAASQDEVKRRLQSCLLNNGENFEQFI; from the exons ATGTTTGAAAGCAAAGCTCCATTAGCATATAATAGCTCAAAAGCCTTACATATTACTGATTTAATTGCCAAAATGATAGCTAAAGACCAGTTGCCTTTTCATCACGTTGAAAAACAAG gtttCAAAAACTTAGTTAAGTTCTTAGAACATCGCTACACCATACCTGATCGGAcaacattttcaagaaatattATTCCTAAATTGTATTTGAAGGTATCTCAGAAAATTTgtgaaatcataaaaaatatggaGTTTGCATCATTTACAACGGATCTATGGTCTTCAAACAATAATACAGATTATCTGTCATTAACTTGCCACTTTATAGACAACTCAGACAACAATTTTATCAgagagaatatattattagaagtcATTCCTTTTAAGCCCATGTATCATCTGGGTGaagatatttatacatttactatTGAAACATTGGAAAAGTGGggaattaaagaaaaacaaatccATGTTTTTTTACGAGACAACGCTCCAAATATGGTGAAGGCTTTTAGTAACAGAGATTTCTTTAGTTTTGGCTGTTTTTCTCATTCACTTCAActg gtAATAACTGATGTGTTATGGAAGCAAAAAAATCatgaagaattattaaaaaaagttagacAAATAGTTGGTCATTTTAAGCATAGCATTTCAGCTAACAAATTACTTAATAACTatcaaaaacaagaaaaattgcCTGAACGAAAATTTATTCAAGATGTTACAACCCGCTGGAACAGTACTTATCTTATGATTACTAGGTTTCTAGAGCAAAAAAAGTCTGTCATTGGTTTAGCTCCTTACATACATCTGAAAGTAAGTTTGACTAGTGAAGAATGGGTTTTATTAGATGAAATATCTAAAgttcttgaaatattttatttggtaacTTTGACGTTATCTAAAGAAACCTCATCACTGTCTGAAGTCATACCAGTTTTAAGAAGCGTCAGTACATATTTGGAAAAAGAAGTCAACAAATCTAACAAAA ATCCTAGATTTAAAGATAGAGTATTTTCCGGagaatatgaaaaatttcaAGCACAAAATAATCTGAAATTGGAACTTGATGTAATTTACAGAAATGTTACTGACACCTCTACAGTATCTCCTGAAATTGAATCAGAGGTTGTAACAATTAATCAACATCCATTAGAGAAGTCCATATTTAGTCATATATTGCCTGATCACAGAGAACCTATGCAGTGCAATTCAAATGAAgcagaaattgaaaaatatttaacagaaGATTTGATTGATGAGAAAGAAAACATATATGAGTATTGGtctaaatctaaattaataGGATTAAAAAAGCTAGCGGCTAAATACCATTCAAGCCCATCAACCTCGGTGGATTCAGAACGTGCTTTTAGTACGGCAGG ATATTTGGATTTTCTCTGTAATAATTTACCACCCATGTTGGAAAATGTTCCATTAAATATTCGGGAAAACTTGTTTTTTCAACAAGATGGTGCTCCAGCACATAATGCTATTGTTGTTAGACAATACCTCAACGATCAGTTTGGAAATAATTGGATGGGAACAAATGGACCGATAGCTTGGCCAGCGCGTTCACCAGATTTGACACcacttgatttttttctttgggGTCATTTAAAAACTGTAGTTTATGCTGACCCACCAATTAACCTTcagcatttaaaacaaaaaatcaccGAAGCATGCTCAAAACTGACCAAGGAACAAATAACGGCAGCTTCTCAAGACGAAGTTAAGCGCCGCTTACAATCATGTTTACTTAACAACGGGGAAAACTTCGAACAATTTATAAg